The proteins below are encoded in one region of Oncorhynchus gorbuscha isolate QuinsamMale2020 ecotype Even-year linkage group LG01, OgorEven_v1.0, whole genome shotgun sequence:
- the gpr18 gene encoding N-arachidonyl glycine receptor, whose amino-acid sequence MGVDQNLSTVVDLNTSNLTMEYSSARSVEQVPTEYRIAGLVFYCVIFTIGIVVNVTALWVFALTTKRRNSVSVYMINVAIVDLVFIILLPFRMVYYGQDYWPFGDIFCRVSAALTVFYPCMALWLFALISTDRYVAIIQPKHSKELKNIPKALVACIGVWIMTLGSTVPLLFPDHDPDRSSNFTTCIKMRDIIHLRTDNPVHFTRLAFFFLVPTCIMIGCYVVIVDNLVHGRTSKLKPKVKQKSIRIIITLIVQVLVCFVPFHVCLVVLLLDGGDGSNYSTWGAFTTFLMNLSTVLDIILYYIVSKQFQDRVISVILYRNYLRSVRRKSRRTHTGSVRSLSNLTSAMI is encoded by the coding sequence ATGGGAGTGGATCAGAACTTATCTACAGTAGTGGACCTGAACACATCTAATTTGACCATGGAGTACAGCTCAGCCCGCTCAGTGGAACAGGTCCCTACAGAATACCGCATCGCAGGCCTGGTCTTCTACTGTGTCATCTTCACCATTGGCATAGTGGTCAACGTCACCGCATTATGGGTATTTGCCTTGACCACCAAGAGGAGGAACTCCGTCTCGGTCTACATGATCAACGTGGCCATAGTGGACCTCGTCTTTATCATCCTTCTCCCCTTCCGGATGGTTTACTATGGCCAGGACTACTGGCCGTTCGGAGACATCTTCTGTCGAGTCAGCGCGGCTCTGACTGTCTTCTACCCCTGCATGGCCCTGTGGCTCTTCGCCCTGATCAGCACTGACCGCTACGTGGCCATCATCCAGCCCAAACACAGCAAGGAGCTCAAGAACATCCCCAAAGCCCTGGTAGCATGCATCGGAGTGTGGATCATGACCCTGGGTAGCACTGTCCCCTTGCTCTTCCCAGACCACGACCCGGATCGCTCCTCCAACTTCACCACCTGCATCAAGATGCGTGACATCATCCACCTGCGAACGGACAACCCCGTCCACTTCACACGCCTGGCCTTCTTCTTCCTGGTGCCGACCTGTATCATGATCGGTTGCTATGTGGTCATCGTGGATAATCTCGTCCACGGACGAACTTCCAAGCTCAAGCCCAAGGTCAAGCAGAAGTCCATCAGGATCATCATCACGCTCATCGTCCAGGTGCTGGTGTGTTTCGTGCCCTTCCACGTTTGTTTGGTGGTTCTGTTGCTGGACGGTGGTGATGGTTCGAACTACAGCACGTGGGGGGCCTTTACAACATTCCTGATGAACCTGAGTACAGTGCTGGATATTATTCTTTACTACATTGTCTCCAAGCAGTTCCAAGATAGAGTGATCAGTGTGATTCTGTACAGGAACTACTTGCGTAGCGTACGGAGGAAgagcagacgcacacacacagggagtgtgAGGTCGCTCAGTAACTTGACCAGCGCCATGATCTAA